One genomic region from Muntiacus reevesi chromosome 16, mMunRee1.1, whole genome shotgun sequence encodes:
- the LOC136147878 gene encoding small ribosomal subunit protein eS27-like, with amino-acid sequence MPFAKDLLHPPPEEEKRKHKKKCLVQSPNSYFMDVKRSGCYKITTIFSHAQTAVLCVGCSTILCQPTGGKARLTEGCSFRWK; translated from the coding sequence ATGCCTTTCGCAAAGGATCTTCTTCATCCCCCTccagaagaggaaaagaggaaacacAAGAAGAAGTGCCTGGTGCAGAGCCCCAATTCCTATTTCATGGATGTAAAACGCTCAGGATGCTATAAAATCACCACCATTTTCAGCCATGCACAAACAGCAGTTTTGTGTGTTGGCTGCTCTACCATCCTCTGTCAGCCTACAGGAGGAAAAGCAAGGCTTACAGAAGGATGCTCCTTCAGATGGAAGTAG